The Notoacmeibacter ruber DNA segment CGGGGTCGCTTTTGCCGAAGTCGTCAACAAGCGCAATGACGACAATGATCTGATCGTCGCGGCCTCATCGGCGACGGCCACGCGCCTTGCGCAGAATGCCTTCCCGGGTAACACGATGGACCAGGTGCGCTGGATCGGCTCCGTCGGCGCCGATTACGGCGTTATCGCCGTCGCCGCCGACAGCGATATCGAGACGCTTCCGCAACTGATGGATCGGATGAAGGAAGACCCGACATCCATTTCGATCGGTGGCGGTTCGGCCGTCGGCGGATGGGACCATCTGAAGGTTCTCATCGCGGCGCAGAAGGCCGGCGTGGAAGATGTGCGCCAGGTCAAATACATCGCGTTCGCCGGTGGCGGCGAGGCCGTAACACAGCTCTTGGCGGGATCGTTGCAGGCGTTTACCGGCGATCTCTCGGAGGCCAAGGGCTTCGTCGATTCCGGTGATATCAAGGTGATCGCGCTGCTGGCGCCCGAACGCCTTGAGGGCGAGTTTTCCAAGTTTCCGACCGCCAAGGAACAGGGCATCGACGCGATCGGTGCAAACTGGCGCGGTTTCTACGCGCCGGGCAATATGAGCGACGAAGCGTATGACTACTGGGTCGGTGCCGTCGACAAGCTCTACGACACCGAGGAGTGGAAGGCCGTGATGGAGGCCAACGGCCTCGCGCCGCTCGATCTGCAGGGCGAGGAATTCCAGCAATTCGTTTCGGAATCGGTCCAGAACATTACCGATCTCTCCAAGGAAATCGGTATTCTACAGTAATATCCAGCAATAATGGTCCGGACCTTTGCCAATGGGGCCAAGGCCCGGACCCGCCAGCATTTGATTGGGAGGATCGAATGAGCGATCGGATATTGGGCGGCATCGGCCTTGCCCTCTCCATTTTCTTCGCCTGGCAGGCGTCGATCATTCAGGAGAGCTTTTTGACCGACGCCGTCGGTCCGAAGATGTTCCCCTACATCATCGCCGCCGTCACGGGCCTCTCATCGTTATATTTCCTGCTGAAGCCAGATATCGATCCACACTGGCCGAGCGCCGGAAGGCTCGCCGAAATCGGTTTCGCGGCACTTGTGCTGATCGCCTACGCGGAACTTCTTCCCGTGGTCGGCTTCGTCATTTCGACCGCCATCGCGGCCGCCTACCTCACCTGGCGTCTCGGCTCGCGCCCCATTGAGAGCGTCATCATCGGCGTTGCCACGTCGGTGGGGATCTATGTGATTTTCCGCCTGGTTCTCGGCCTGTCCCTGGCCCGCGGCCCGCTTGGTTTCTAAAGGAGGAACCGATGGAATTGCTGTCTTCGCTTGCAGACGGTTTCGCCGTTGCACTCACCTGGCAAAATATCGGGCTTGCCCTGCTCGGCTGCTTCCTCGGCACGATTATGGGCGCCCTACCCGGCCTTGGTCCGTCGAACGGCGTCGCGATCCTCATCCCGCTCGCCTTCACGCTCGGGCTGGGCGCGACCCCTTCATTGATCCTGCTGACATCCGTCTATTACGGCGCCATGTATGGTGGGCGCATCTCGTCGATCCTCCTCAACATTCCGGGCGACGAGCCGGCAATGATGACATGCCTCGACGGATACCCGATGGCCCAGCAGGGCCGGGCCGGCGAAGCGCTGGCCCTGTCGGGCGTGGCATCGTTCGTCGGCGCGTTTTTCGCCACTTGGGGCCTCGTCCTCCTTGCGCCGCAGCTGGTGAAAGTCGCGCTGCTGTTTGGACCGGCCGAATATTTTGCGCTCTTCACGCTCGCCTTTGCGACGCTCGGCGGAATTTCCTCGACCAATCAGGCCAAGTCGGCCTTTGCTGCCGGTCTGGGTCTGGCCCTGGCGATGATCGGCGTCGACACGCAGACCGGCGTCCCGCGCTTCACCTTCGGCGAAGTCCATCTTTACGACGGAATTGACTTCCTGGTCGCCATTGTCGGCCTCTTCGCTCTGTCGGAGGTCTTCATCTTTCTGGAACATCGGGGCACCGAGCAGGACATCTCCACCAAGCCGAAAATGGAGATCGGTCGCATCATTCCGTCCTGGAAACTCATCCGTCACTGCACTCCGACCATGTTGCGGACGACCGGGCTTGGCTTCATCGCAGGCGTGCTGCCGGGTGCCGGCGCATCGCTCGGCTCGTTCATCTCCTATTCGATGGAAAAGCGGCTGGTCGACCGCGAGGACACATTCGGCAAGGGCGATCCACGCGGCGTTGCCGCGCCGGAAGCCGGCAATAACGCAGCCGCAGGCGGTGCCCTGGTGCCGATGCTGGCGCTCGGCGTTCCCGGCTCCGGCACAACGGCAGTGCTGCTTGCGGTGCTGCTGGCGCTCAATATCACGCCCGGCCCATTGTTATTCTCACAGAACCCGGACGTTGTCTGGGGCCTGATCGCGGCGCTCTTCATCGGCAACATCATGCTGCTCGCCATGAACATCCCGATGGTGGGGCTGTTCACGCGTGTCCTGCTGGTGCCGCCGCGCATCCTCATGCCCATCGTCGCCATGATCTCCTTCGTCGGCATCTACGGCATATCGGGATCGAGCTTCGACCTCCTCGTCATGGTCGGCTTCGGCATTCTCGGCTGGGTGCTGCGCAAGCTGGACGTCCCTCTCGTCCCGGTCATTCTCGGCACGCTTCTCGGCAACGAGATGGAGGTGAATTTCCGCCGCGCGGTGAATATCGCCAATGGCGATTACACCACCCTCATCGGCTCACCGCTGGCAATCTGCCTCTGGGCCATCGCCATCGCCGGCTTTGTCCTGCCGATCCTTCTCGGCGGACTGCTTCGGGGACGGATGCGCATGGCGCGTGATGAAGAGGGCGCTGTTCAGGATTGACGGCGCGGAGATCGCCCAAGCAAATGGCAGCGTGATCGTAGCGCTTCAATCGGCTCGATGAGTGGCCGATCACGCAGGAAGTAGACCGAAATCGTTGCTCGACCCTGAATGGACAGAAAAATTCGGGCCAAACTTCAGACGTCCAATTCACTGCCAGCCCGATGGATTGGCAAACAGATGAACGCAGGCCATTGAAGACAAACGATGTAGAGAGAAATGGTACTCCCAAGGGGAATCGAACCCCTGTTT contains these protein-coding regions:
- a CDS encoding Bug family tripartite tricarboxylate transporter substrate binding protein, with the protein product MSFSITGRSLLAAAALALCPVAASAQDFTPENPECIAPANPGGGWDFTCRQVGKSMQDLDIIPSTMQVVNLSGGGGGVAFAEVVNKRNDDNDLIVAASSATATRLAQNAFPGNTMDQVRWIGSVGADYGVIAVAADSDIETLPQLMDRMKEDPTSISIGGGSAVGGWDHLKVLIAAQKAGVEDVRQVKYIAFAGGGEAVTQLLAGSLQAFTGDLSEAKGFVDSGDIKVIALLAPERLEGEFSKFPTAKEQGIDAIGANWRGFYAPGNMSDEAYDYWVGAVDKLYDTEEWKAVMEANGLAPLDLQGEEFQQFVSESVQNITDLSKEIGILQ
- a CDS encoding tripartite tricarboxylate transporter TctB family protein, with product MSDRILGGIGLALSIFFAWQASIIQESFLTDAVGPKMFPYIIAAVTGLSSLYFLLKPDIDPHWPSAGRLAEIGFAALVLIAYAELLPVVGFVISTAIAAAYLTWRLGSRPIESVIIGVATSVGIYVIFRLVLGLSLARGPLGF
- a CDS encoding tripartite tricarboxylate transporter permease gives rise to the protein MELLSSLADGFAVALTWQNIGLALLGCFLGTIMGALPGLGPSNGVAILIPLAFTLGLGATPSLILLTSVYYGAMYGGRISSILLNIPGDEPAMMTCLDGYPMAQQGRAGEALALSGVASFVGAFFATWGLVLLAPQLVKVALLFGPAEYFALFTLAFATLGGISSTNQAKSAFAAGLGLALAMIGVDTQTGVPRFTFGEVHLYDGIDFLVAIVGLFALSEVFIFLEHRGTEQDISTKPKMEIGRIIPSWKLIRHCTPTMLRTTGLGFIAGVLPGAGASLGSFISYSMEKRLVDREDTFGKGDPRGVAAPEAGNNAAAGGALVPMLALGVPGSGTTAVLLAVLLALNITPGPLLFSQNPDVVWGLIAALFIGNIMLLAMNIPMVGLFTRVLLVPPRILMPIVAMISFVGIYGISGSSFDLLVMVGFGILGWVLRKLDVPLVPVILGTLLGNEMEVNFRRAVNIANGDYTTLIGSPLAICLWAIAIAGFVLPILLGGLLRGRMRMARDEEGAVQD